The Micromonospora sp. NBC_00421 genome contains a region encoding:
- a CDS encoding DUF5819 family protein, with amino-acid sequence MSRRVGSDLRPLTTAITAGLVGWFGVTVLSQHPQQVFDRFRRYDVPGLLIGNWRFFAPEPAQHDFHVLHRVLTADGTQTRWVETTQIPRRHWRQVVWFPERRQDKAIFDICADLIVHLGTPGVEITATAPYEVLRDFVAHAVRRQYAGADVPRGFQFVIARSAGYDESHQPDYLLVSPFEPLPEGTPR; translated from the coding sequence ATGAGCCGCCGGGTCGGCTCCGACCTGCGCCCACTGACCACGGCGATCACCGCCGGCCTGGTCGGCTGGTTCGGGGTGACCGTGCTCAGTCAGCACCCGCAACAGGTCTTCGACCGGTTCCGCCGCTACGACGTGCCCGGGTTGCTCATCGGCAACTGGCGCTTCTTCGCCCCCGAACCGGCACAGCACGACTTCCACGTCCTGCACCGGGTGCTCACCGCCGACGGCACGCAGACCCGCTGGGTGGAGACCACCCAGATCCCGCGCCGGCATTGGCGGCAGGTGGTCTGGTTCCCGGAACGCCGGCAGGACAAGGCGATCTTCGACATCTGCGCCGATCTGATCGTGCACCTGGGCACCCCCGGCGTCGAGATCACCGCCACCGCGCCGTACGAGGTGCTGCGGGACTTCGTCGCGCACGCCGTACGCCGGCAGTACGCCGGGGCCGACGTACCCCGGGGATTCCAGTTCGTGATCGCCCGCAGCGCGGGCTACGACGAATCCCACCAGCCGGACTACCTGCTGGTCTCCCCGTTCGAACCGTTGCCGGAGGGCACCCCGAGATGA
- a CDS encoding helix-turn-helix domain-containing protein: MGHPTTGTLAEKINRLFAVIRRPDREQYRNEEVATACREATGESFSTTYLWQLRNGRRTNPTKRHLEALAQFFQVPAAYFFDDEQSARIVEELELLGALRDSAVRQIALRAVTLSPEGLDTISDMIEAIGRREARRAGPAGVELPGPGTGGPVERDGG, encoded by the coding sequence ATGGGCCACCCGACCACGGGCACCCTCGCCGAGAAGATCAACAGACTCTTCGCGGTGATCCGCCGACCCGACCGGGAGCAGTACCGCAACGAGGAGGTGGCCACCGCCTGCCGCGAGGCCACCGGGGAGAGCTTCTCCACCACGTACCTCTGGCAGTTGCGCAACGGCCGACGGACCAACCCCACCAAGCGGCACCTGGAGGCCCTCGCCCAGTTCTTCCAGGTGCCGGCGGCATACTTCTTCGACGACGAGCAGAGCGCGCGGATCGTCGAGGAGCTGGAGCTGCTCGGCGCGCTGCGCGACAGCGCCGTCCGGCAGATCGCGCTGCGCGCGGTCACCCTCTCCCCGGAGGGGCTGGACACCATCAGCGACATGATCGAAGCCATCGGGCGGCGGGAGGCACGCCGCGCCGGGCCGGCCGGCGTGGAGCTGCCCGGGCCCGGTACGGGCGGTCCGGTGGAGCGCGATGGCGGTTGA
- a CDS encoding phytoene desaturase family protein: MGAQTAAGGLDAVVVGSGPNGLAAALVLASAGLSVQVHEAADTTGGGTRTEELTLPGFRHDVCSAVHPMALGSPFFRAFDLAAHGVRLLQPEIPYAHPLDGGRAALAWRDLDRTAEGLGRDGAAWRSLLGPLVRRWSGVVDTAMSDLRRVPRDPLAALLLGIRTLEQGTPAAAARFRTEEAAALLAGVAAHAIAPPRRLAPAGAGLLLATLGHAVGWPVPAGGSRAITDAMVNRLRQLGGRVVTGDRIDDLAQLPPARTVLLDVSPAGLLRIAGDRLPAGYVRSLRSFRYGGAACKVDFALSGPVPWAEPACARAGTLHLIGSATEARIAETAVVRGRHPQRPYVLAVQPGVVDPTRAPAGKQVLWTYAHVPNGSPRDVSDQIVAQVERFAPGFRDLILATHVVPAAQAGAHNPNYVGGDISGGAVTGWQLVMRPAARWDPYRTPLPGVYLCSASTPPGPAVHGMSGLHAAGRALRQHFGIRTAPLDLIRGGH, translated from the coding sequence ATGGGAGCGCAGACCGCAGCCGGCGGGTTGGACGCGGTGGTGGTCGGCTCCGGCCCGAACGGGCTGGCCGCCGCACTGGTGCTCGCCTCGGCAGGGCTGAGCGTCCAGGTTCACGAGGCCGCCGACACCACCGGCGGCGGCACCCGGACCGAGGAGCTGACCCTGCCCGGGTTCCGGCACGACGTCTGCTCGGCGGTGCACCCGATGGCCCTCGGCTCGCCCTTCTTCCGCGCCTTCGACCTGGCCGCGCACGGCGTACGGCTGTTGCAGCCGGAGATCCCGTACGCCCATCCGCTCGACGGGGGGCGGGCGGCGCTGGCCTGGCGGGACCTGGACCGCACCGCCGAGGGGCTGGGTCGCGACGGGGCGGCCTGGCGGTCCCTGCTCGGGCCGCTGGTCCGACGCTGGTCGGGAGTGGTCGACACGGCCATGTCCGACCTGCGCCGGGTGCCCCGCGACCCGCTCGCCGCACTGCTGCTCGGGATCCGCACCCTGGAACAGGGCACCCCGGCCGCGGCGGCCCGGTTCCGCACCGAGGAGGCCGCCGCGCTGCTGGCCGGGGTGGCGGCGCACGCGATCGCCCCGCCGCGCCGGCTCGCCCCGGCCGGGGCCGGCCTGCTGCTGGCCACCCTCGGACACGCGGTCGGCTGGCCGGTCCCCGCAGGTGGCAGCCGGGCGATCACCGACGCGATGGTGAACCGACTACGGCAACTCGGCGGCCGGGTGGTCACTGGCGACCGGATCGACGACCTGGCCCAGCTGCCGCCGGCCCGCACGGTCCTGCTCGACGTCTCCCCCGCCGGCCTGCTGCGCATCGCCGGCGACCGGCTACCCGCCGGCTACGTGCGCAGTCTGCGTTCCTTCCGGTACGGCGGGGCCGCCTGCAAGGTCGACTTCGCGCTCTCCGGGCCGGTGCCGTGGGCGGAGCCGGCATGCGCCCGCGCCGGCACCCTGCACCTGATCGGCTCGGCCACCGAGGCCCGGATCGCCGAAACCGCTGTGGTACGCGGCCGGCACCCGCAACGCCCGTACGTGCTCGCGGTGCAGCCCGGCGTGGTCGATCCGACCCGCGCACCCGCCGGCAAGCAGGTGCTCTGGACGTACGCGCACGTGCCGAACGGCTCCCCGCGCGACGTCAGCGACCAGATCGTCGCCCAGGTGGAACGTTTCGCGCCCGGCTTCCGGGACCTGATCCTGGCCACCCACGTGGTGCCGGCGGCACAGGCCGGCGCACACAACCCGAACTACGTCGGCGGGGACATCTCCGGCGGGGCGGTCACCGGGTGGCAGCTGGTGATGCGGCCGGCGGCCCGCTGGGACCCGTACCGGACCCCGCTGCCCGGCGTGTACCTCTGCTCGGCCTCCACCCCACCCGGCCCGGCCGTGCACGGCATGTCCGGGCTGCACGCCGCCGGCCGCGCCCTGCGGCAGCACTTCGGCATCCGCACCGCCCCCCTCGACCTGATCCGCGGCGGACACTGA
- a CDS encoding alpha/beta fold hydrolase, with protein sequence MKRAPWHRRLRPPATFDRSAVLNWTERISSVTHLFASLEYLTRSRDRQRGGANNWAVNRRTFHEHAPRLTRALDLAANDRVATALHVSRAVAAAALWLPLNRRQRVAANAMLTGSQAALHAQHLYGSDGADQVSFLVQALTTAARAGQRRPAVVDACLWFVALQSVLSYTVSGWAKLPSETWRSGRALPGITRTLTYGDPQVWQLMRRYPRLTKLAAHGVLAMECAFPLAYAAKGRPAPYLLATAGAFHLVNARVMGLGRFFWAFTSTYPAVAYTTRPRERTGDAAGFRRDDTLPAVATAAGLVLFAAGQVARIRRRRLIERGRGDERTFTTAAGNVLSYRYAGNPPPDRTTPAGERSGGAGGRSGGAGGRSGGATGDGPLVVLESGMAATAEHWERIAGPLGDRFTTVTYQRAGYGASRYRGTGEYRFETMVDDLVELTRHVAGDRPVVLVGHSLGGYLALLAAEQLGGQVRGVALVDSSHPAELRRSLRQAEGGRALTSTLAIMPGSLRAGFGSLLPRAPWIDRLPEPVRPLALAQYRDPELWAAARREWRVVQERFEDESTGLPRIDVPLVVVTAGRTARTDSVQADLHDEFAAAAPRAERHLIADADHDEILTDADRSAEVVKILTAFVDDVTGPGPEVRR encoded by the coding sequence ATGAAGAGAGCACCCTGGCACCGCCGGCTCCGGCCGCCCGCCACGTTCGACCGCTCCGCCGTGCTGAACTGGACCGAGCGGATCAGTTCGGTGACCCACCTCTTCGCCAGCCTGGAGTACCTCACCCGCAGCCGGGACCGGCAGCGGGGCGGGGCGAACAACTGGGCGGTCAACCGGCGTACCTTCCACGAGCACGCCCCCCGCCTGACCCGGGCGCTGGACCTGGCCGCCAACGACCGGGTGGCCACCGCGCTGCACGTCAGCCGGGCCGTCGCGGCGGCCGCGCTCTGGCTGCCGCTCAACCGCCGGCAGCGGGTCGCCGCGAACGCGATGCTCACCGGCAGCCAGGCCGCGCTGCACGCCCAGCACCTCTACGGCAGTGACGGCGCCGACCAGGTCTCCTTCCTGGTCCAGGCGCTCACCACCGCCGCCCGCGCCGGCCAGCGCCGACCCGCCGTGGTCGACGCCTGCCTCTGGTTCGTCGCCCTGCAGTCGGTGCTGTCGTACACGGTCTCCGGGTGGGCCAAGCTGCCCAGCGAGACCTGGCGCAGCGGACGCGCCCTGCCCGGCATCACCCGGACCCTCACCTACGGCGACCCGCAGGTCTGGCAGCTGATGCGCCGCTACCCCCGGCTGACGAAACTCGCCGCCCACGGGGTGCTGGCGATGGAGTGCGCCTTCCCGCTGGCCTACGCCGCGAAGGGCCGCCCCGCGCCGTACCTGCTCGCCACCGCCGGGGCGTTTCACCTGGTCAACGCGCGGGTGATGGGGCTCGGCCGGTTCTTCTGGGCGTTCACCTCCACCTATCCGGCGGTCGCCTACACCACCCGGCCACGGGAACGCACCGGCGACGCGGCCGGCTTCCGGCGCGACGACACCCTGCCCGCCGTGGCGACGGCCGCCGGGCTGGTGCTCTTCGCCGCCGGCCAGGTCGCCCGAATCCGGCGGCGTCGGCTGATCGAGCGGGGGCGCGGCGACGAGCGCACCTTCACCACCGCCGCCGGCAACGTCCTGTCCTACCGGTACGCCGGCAACCCGCCACCCGACCGGACCACCCCTGCCGGGGAGCGGTCCGGCGGGGCTGGGGGGCGGTCCGGCGGGGCTGGGGGGCGGTCCGGCGGGGCTACCGGCGACGGGCCGCTGGTGGTGCTGGAGAGCGGGATGGCCGCCACCGCCGAGCACTGGGAGCGGATCGCCGGTCCGCTCGGTGACCGGTTCACCACGGTCACCTACCAGCGGGCCGGCTACGGTGCCAGCCGCTACCGGGGCACCGGGGAGTACCGGTTCGAGACCATGGTCGACGACCTGGTCGAGCTGACCCGGCACGTGGCCGGCGACCGCCCGGTGGTCCTGGTCGGCCACTCACTCGGCGGCTACCTGGCCCTGCTCGCCGCCGAACAACTCGGCGGACAGGTACGCGGGGTGGCCCTGGTCGACTCCAGCCACCCCGCCGAACTACGCCGTTCCCTGCGGCAGGCCGAGGGCGGTCGGGCACTGACCAGCACCCTGGCCATCATGCCCGGTTCCCTGCGGGCCGGATTCGGTTCGCTGCTGCCCCGGGCCCCCTGGATCGACCGGCTGCCCGAGCCTGTCCGCCCGCTCGCCCTGGCCCAGTACCGCGACCCGGAACTCTGGGCCGCCGCCCGGCGGGAGTGGCGGGTGGTGCAGGAACGCTTCGAAGACGAGAGCACCGGGCTGCCCCGGATCGACGTACCACTGGTGGTGGTGACGGCCGGACGGACCGCGCGGACCGACTCCGTCCAGGCCGACCTGCACGACGAGTTCGCCGCCGCGGCACCCCGGGCCGAGCGGCACCTGATCGCCGACGCCGACCACGACGAGATCCTCACCGACGCCGACCGGTCCGCGGAGGTCGTCAAGATCCTCACCGCGTTCGTCGACGACGTCACCGGGCCGGGGCCGGAGGTCCGGCGATGA
- a CDS encoding ABC transporter ATP-binding protein, with translation MSTPAAGERHWLRMIAGYVRPHRGPFVAAAVLLLLSSLLGLAQPLAAKALIDGLTAGQGVGRALVVLTGLVIIAAVLLGIGNYLILRTAEAVALDGRRGLVRHLLRLTVPALQRQAPGDLLARVAGDTMLLRQIASQSLIDIFTGGVMLLGAVLLMAVVDLALLGVTAVVVVLLVVIMGLLMPRIRAAALRSQESVGDMGAALERALGAFTTMKASGTEATEAARIDAAALTAYRQGVSLARWGSVAGTSAGLAIQVAFLVVLGVGGARVASGAMPVSALVAFLLYVAYLSHPVMQLVGAGTYLQIGRAALTRIAEIDALPTEPIDLPPAPPVRAASPATTGTGAPAGAGGPTSTSTGAGSARGPAEVVFEEVCFRYPDRDEPALRDLTLTVPAGGLTALVGPSGSGKTTVLALIERFTEPQQGRILVDGRPLADWPLAELRAAIGYVEQDVAVLAGTLRENVAYASPGATDEEIRAVLRTTRLSTLLDRLGGDLDAPIRHRGLSLSGGERQRIAVARALLRRPRLLLLDEVTSQLDAANEAALREVIQEVSRRTTVVVVAHRLSTVLAADKIVVLENGTARSVGSHPELVRTDALYASLAAEQALV, from the coding sequence GTGAGCACCCCGGCCGCCGGTGAGCGGCACTGGCTGCGCATGATCGCCGGGTACGTCCGGCCACACCGGGGGCCGTTCGTGGCCGCCGCCGTGTTGCTGCTCCTCTCCAGCCTGCTCGGGCTGGCCCAGCCGCTGGCCGCCAAGGCGCTGATCGACGGCCTCACCGCCGGTCAGGGGGTGGGTCGGGCGCTGGTCGTGCTGACCGGGCTGGTGATCATCGCCGCCGTACTGCTCGGGATCGGCAACTACCTGATCCTGCGCACCGCCGAGGCGGTCGCCCTGGACGGGCGGCGCGGCCTGGTCCGGCACCTGCTGCGGCTCACCGTGCCGGCGTTGCAGCGGCAGGCCCCCGGCGACCTGCTGGCCCGGGTCGCCGGGGACACCATGCTGCTGCGGCAGATCGCCAGCCAGTCCCTGATCGACATCTTCACCGGCGGCGTCATGCTGCTCGGCGCGGTACTGCTGATGGCGGTGGTCGATCTGGCCCTGCTCGGGGTGACCGCGGTCGTGGTGGTGCTGCTGGTGGTCATCATGGGGTTGTTGATGCCCCGGATCCGCGCCGCCGCGCTGCGCTCCCAGGAGTCGGTGGGCGACATGGGTGCCGCCCTGGAACGGGCGCTGGGCGCGTTCACCACCATGAAGGCCTCCGGCACCGAGGCCACCGAGGCGGCCCGGATCGACGCGGCGGCGCTGACCGCGTACCGGCAAGGGGTGAGCCTGGCCCGCTGGGGCTCGGTCGCGGGCACCAGCGCCGGCCTGGCCATCCAGGTCGCGTTCCTGGTGGTCCTCGGGGTCGGCGGCGCGCGGGTGGCCAGCGGCGCGATGCCGGTCTCGGCGCTGGTGGCCTTCCTGCTCTACGTGGCCTACCTGAGCCACCCGGTGATGCAGCTCGTCGGGGCCGGCACCTACCTGCAGATCGGGCGGGCGGCGCTGACCCGGATCGCCGAGATCGACGCGTTGCCCACCGAACCGATCGACCTGCCCCCCGCGCCGCCGGTCAGGGCAGCCAGCCCGGCGACCACCGGAACCGGTGCCCCGGCGGGAGCCGGCGGGCCGACCAGCACGTCGACCGGGGCGGGGTCGGCCCGCGGGCCGGCGGAGGTGGTGTTCGAAGAGGTCTGCTTCCGGTACCCGGACCGGGACGAACCGGCCCTGCGCGACCTCACCCTGACCGTGCCGGCGGGCGGGCTGACCGCCCTGGTCGGGCCCTCCGGCTCCGGCAAGACCACGGTGCTCGCCCTGATCGAACGCTTCACCGAGCCGCAGCAGGGCCGGATCCTCGTCGACGGCCGGCCGCTGGCCGACTGGCCGCTGGCCGAGCTGCGCGCCGCCATCGGGTACGTCGAGCAGGACGTCGCGGTGCTCGCCGGGACGCTGCGGGAGAACGTCGCGTACGCCTCCCCCGGCGCCACCGACGAGGAGATCCGGGCGGTGCTGCGGACCACCCGGCTCAGCACCCTGCTGGACCGGCTCGGCGGTGACCTGGACGCCCCGATCCGGCACCGGGGGCTCTCCCTGTCCGGCGGCGAGCGGCAGCGGATCGCGGTGGCCCGCGCGCTGCTGCGCCGTCCCCGGCTGCTGCTGCTCGACGAGGTGACCTCGCAACTGGACGCCGCCAACGAGGCCGCCCTGCGCGAGGTGATCCAGGAGGTCTCCCGCCGGACCACAGTGGTCGTGGTCGCGCACCGGCTCTCCACGGTCCTCGCCGCCGACAAGATCGTCGTGCTGGAGAATGGCACGGCCCGTTCCGTGGGTTCGCATCCGGAGCTGGTCCGCACCGATGCGCTCTACGCCAGTCTGGCTGCGGAACAGGCGTTGGTCTGA
- a CDS encoding class I SAM-dependent methyltransferase encodes MTEIADSGYGRQFVDFYDQLFPGGTAAEPAVAYLAGLHPGGGAPTLELGVGTGRIALPLADRVGEIVGVDSSPEMLDALRAALADRPRPVTPVHGDIRDWSDDRRYGLVYCVCGTLSMLLDPQEQQRVVQAAAARLAPGGILVVETHNPQFALAVLNQGRARDSFFVPYPGQDTGLLSYSTIDVANGIWHLAHIWISGGRSRIASELSRLTTPDEVDGYAEQAGLAPLARHSDWAGNEFTGTEPMYVTVYRAPGDR; translated from the coding sequence ATGACTGAGATCGCCGACAGCGGTTACGGACGCCAGTTCGTCGACTTCTACGACCAACTCTTCCCCGGCGGGACGGCTGCGGAGCCGGCCGTCGCCTACCTCGCCGGCCTGCACCCGGGCGGCGGAGCACCCACCCTGGAGCTCGGCGTCGGCACCGGCCGGATCGCCCTGCCGCTGGCCGACCGGGTAGGCGAGATCGTGGGGGTGGACTCGTCGCCGGAGATGCTCGACGCGCTGCGGGCCGCCCTGGCCGACCGGCCCCGCCCGGTCACGCCGGTGCACGGCGACATCCGCGACTGGTCCGACGACCGCCGGTACGGGCTGGTCTACTGCGTCTGCGGCACCCTGTCGATGCTGCTGGACCCGCAGGAGCAGCAACGGGTCGTGCAGGCCGCCGCCGCCCGGCTGGCCCCCGGCGGGATCCTCGTGGTGGAGACCCACAACCCGCAGTTCGCGCTGGCCGTGCTCAACCAGGGCCGGGCCCGGGACTCCTTCTTCGTGCCCTACCCCGGCCAGGACACCGGGCTGCTGTCGTACTCCACCATCGACGTGGCGAACGGGATCTGGCACCTGGCGCACATCTGGATCTCCGGGGGCCGGTCCCGGATCGCCTCGGAGCTGAGCCGGCTCACCACCCCCGACGAGGTCGACGGGTACGCCGAACAGGCCGGACTGGCCCCGCTGGCCCGGCACAGCGACTGGGCCGGCAACGAGTTCACCGGCACGGAACCGATGTACGTCACCGTCTACCGCGCCCCGGGTGACCGGTGA